The Catenuloplanes niger genome includes a window with the following:
- a CDS encoding ATP-binding protein: MTDDRLRPPSETVECRGASVRIVDPDRILLAAAGPEPVELLHGAPFPGQLRAVTLTAGSRLSTNGPVYRFVGTARRAAGLDALRIGLTGPVGVMLARQMATKDPLGFAARTASLAGETIRRLGERPADLPADRTVVDAVSGLSVRVAYAVEPAGLPQQVSVTVTAEAPRRADTALTPYLRGFVVSFFEVLAELAGGELSGRYTLTTDPEISDERANRTTLDQVGGLDHIVSQLREVAVSFNHPEAMARWGARRPQGILLYGPPGTGKTMLATALANEIGGELREIRTPEILDRWLGASERNIKKIFTEARRYTTPTVLLFDEFDSIISYTGGGQDAAGQAINSVAGIFKQEMNTLIEANPQVIVVATTNFPDRVDASLTRSGRFDIKLSVPRPDTDGRAEIIAKMLRALIAAHETPGFRMFGDDVDARELAAASPGATGADIREALRRVQLQKAMQEARGYAPEPISQSELLQALMTVSPA; encoded by the coding sequence ATGACCGACGACCGCCTCAGGCCGCCGAGCGAGACCGTCGAGTGCCGGGGCGCGTCCGTCCGGATCGTGGACCCGGACCGGATCCTGCTGGCCGCGGCCGGCCCGGAGCCGGTGGAGCTGCTGCACGGCGCGCCCTTTCCCGGGCAGTTGCGCGCGGTGACGCTGACCGCGGGCAGCCGGCTGTCGACGAACGGGCCGGTCTACCGGTTCGTGGGCACGGCGCGGCGGGCCGCCGGGCTCGACGCGCTGCGGATCGGGCTGACCGGGCCGGTCGGCGTGATGCTCGCGCGGCAGATGGCGACGAAGGACCCGCTCGGGTTCGCGGCGCGCACCGCGTCGCTGGCCGGTGAGACGATCCGGCGGCTGGGCGAGCGGCCGGCCGACCTGCCCGCCGACCGGACCGTGGTGGACGCGGTCTCCGGGCTGTCCGTCCGCGTCGCCTACGCCGTGGAGCCGGCCGGGCTGCCGCAGCAGGTGTCGGTGACCGTGACCGCCGAGGCGCCGCGCCGGGCGGACACGGCGCTCACCCCGTACCTTCGCGGTTTCGTGGTGTCGTTCTTCGAGGTCCTGGCGGAGCTGGCCGGTGGCGAGCTGAGCGGGCGGTACACGCTGACCACGGATCCGGAGATCTCCGACGAGCGGGCGAACCGGACCACGCTCGACCAGGTCGGCGGGCTCGACCACATCGTGTCCCAGCTGCGCGAGGTCGCGGTGAGCTTCAACCATCCCGAGGCGATGGCCCGGTGGGGCGCGCGACGGCCGCAGGGCATCCTGCTGTATGGGCCGCCCGGCACCGGCAAGACCATGCTCGCCACCGCGCTGGCCAACGAGATCGGCGGTGAGCTGCGCGAGATCCGCACGCCGGAGATCCTGGACCGGTGGCTCGGCGCGTCCGAGCGCAACATCAAGAAGATCTTCACCGAGGCGCGCCGCTACACCACGCCGACCGTGCTGCTGTTCGACGAGTTCGACTCGATCATCAGCTACACCGGCGGCGGGCAGGACGCGGCCGGTCAGGCGATCAACTCGGTGGCCGGCATCTTCAAGCAGGAGATGAACACGCTGATCGAGGCGAACCCGCAGGTCATCGTGGTCGCCACGACGAACTTTCCGGATCGGGTGGACGCGTCGCTGACCCGGTCCGGCCGGTTCGACATCAAGCTGTCCGTGCCCAGGCCGGACACCGACGGCCGCGCCGAGATCATCGCGAAGATGCTGCGTGCGCTGATCGCCGCGCACGAGACGCCGGGCTTCCGGATGTTCGGCGACGACGTCGACGCGCGCGAGCTGGCCGCCGCGAGCCCGGGCGCGACCGGTGCCGACATCCGCGAGGCGCTGCGCCGCGTCCAGTTGCAGAAGGCCATGCAGGAGGCCCGGGGGTACGCGCCGGAGCCGATCAGCCAGTCCGAGTTGCTTCAGGCGCTCATGACAGTTTCGCCGGCTTGA
- a CDS encoding M15 family metallopeptidase, with protein sequence MLNGITGITARINDIEHRIASMTQQTAAKTASAVSNTGQAFASALASAVHGGTAPTATAGTTASMRVNSKGIPEDLAGYGNGRIPANALGQVGGTGHKLWAPAAEKLTQMISDAKAQGVTIGITDSYRPYEEQVDLVRRKGLYSQGGLAAKPGTSDHGWGMATDLDLNAKALSWMRQNAGKYGFEEDTPREPWHWGFKPAKLS encoded by the coding sequence GTGCTGAACGGCATCACGGGCATCACCGCGCGGATCAACGACATCGAGCACCGGATCGCGTCGATGACGCAGCAGACCGCGGCGAAGACCGCGAGCGCGGTGTCCAACACCGGTCAGGCGTTCGCGTCCGCGCTGGCCAGCGCGGTGCACGGCGGCACGGCCCCGACCGCGACGGCCGGCACCACCGCGAGCATGAGGGTCAACTCGAAGGGGATCCCGGAGGACCTGGCCGGGTACGGCAACGGCAGGATCCCGGCGAACGCGCTGGGTCAGGTGGGCGGCACCGGTCACAAGCTGTGGGCGCCGGCCGCGGAGAAGCTGACCCAGATGATCTCGGACGCCAAGGCGCAGGGCGTCACCATCGGGATCACCGACTCGTACCGGCCGTACGAGGAGCAGGTGGACCTGGTCCGCCGCAAGGGCCTCTACTCACAGGGCGGGCTGGCCGCGAAGCCGGGCACGTCCGACCACGGTTGGGGCATGGCGACCGACCTCGACCTGAACGCGAAGGCGCTGTCCTGGATGCGGCAGAACGCCGGGAAGTACGGTTTCGAGGAGGACACGCCGCGCGAGCCGTGGCACTGGGGGTTCAAGCCGGCGAAACTGTCATGA
- a CDS encoding nitroreductase/quinone reductase family protein, whose translation MRWWRTICARMSRRPWFTRFAAAAVPLDRLAGRVTRGRVVALGMLPSLLLTTTGRRTGRPRRNPISYLRDGDAFVVVGTNWGRPSPPGWVFNLRATPVAIVTVRGADLAVRAEEVTDRAEYDRFWSAIVARWPAYRTYLATAGDRPIRIFRLIPVS comes from the coding sequence ATGAGATGGTGGCGGACGATCTGCGCGCGGATGAGTCGCCGGCCGTGGTTCACCCGGTTCGCCGCGGCCGCGGTGCCGCTCGACCGGCTGGCCGGCCGGGTCACCCGGGGCCGGGTGGTCGCGCTCGGCATGCTGCCCAGCCTGCTGTTGACCACGACCGGCCGGCGCACCGGCCGGCCCCGGCGGAACCCGATCAGTTATCTGCGCGACGGCGACGCGTTCGTGGTGGTGGGCACGAACTGGGGCCGCCCGAGCCCGCCCGGCTGGGTGTTCAACCTGCGCGCCACGCCGGTCGCGATCGTCACCGTGCGCGGCGCCGACCTCGCGGTCCGGGCCGAGGAGGTCACCGACCGGGCGGAGTACGACCGGTTCTGGTCCGCGATCGTGGCACGCTGGCCCGCCTACCGGACATATCTGGCCACCGCCGGCGACCGGCCGATCCGGATCTTCCGGCTGATCCCGGTGTCCTGA
- a CDS encoding phosphotransferase: MFAEPPDLDRAEVTGALHSGWGIAVAALDYAPVGYGAHHYRARDTGGAEWFLSVDLEPDVPALERAFGTAAALREAGLEFVASPVRRPDGRCVTVTAGGAAVSVAAVIDGRSHRFGDVLPAPVRADLLDALGRLHSVPVPPGAPVDPLTVPYRDELDGPWGDGPYARPARELLAARRRVVADLFVRYDALVPVVTAARDTWVVTHGEPHPGNVMLPAGGGLRLIDWDTVAVAPRARDLWMVAPDDSPATALYRLRWTLTDICAFVRDLRAPHADDADTRLAWRELSGYLTPAI, from the coding sequence GTGTTCGCCGAACCACCGGACCTCGACCGTGCCGAGGTGACCGGCGCGCTCCACAGTGGATGGGGAATCGCCGTCGCCGCGCTGGACTACGCGCCGGTCGGTTACGGCGCGCACCACTACCGGGCGCGGGACACCGGCGGCGCGGAGTGGTTCCTCAGCGTGGACCTCGAGCCGGACGTGCCGGCGCTGGAGCGGGCCTTCGGCACGGCCGCGGCGCTGCGCGAGGCCGGGCTCGAGTTCGTGGCGTCGCCGGTGCGCCGGCCGGACGGGCGCTGCGTGACCGTGACGGCCGGTGGCGCGGCGGTCTCGGTGGCCGCCGTGATCGACGGGCGGTCGCACCGGTTCGGCGACGTGCTGCCCGCGCCGGTCCGCGCGGATCTGCTGGACGCGCTCGGCCGTCTGCACTCGGTGCCGGTGCCGCCGGGCGCGCCGGTCGACCCGCTCACGGTGCCGTACCGGGACGAGCTCGACGGACCGTGGGGCGACGGGCCGTACGCGCGGCCTGCCCGCGAGCTCCTCGCGGCCCGGCGCCGGGTGGTGGCGGACCTCTTCGTCCGGTACGACGCGCTGGTCCCGGTCGTGACGGCCGCCCGGGACACCTGGGTGGTCACGCACGGCGAGCCGCACCCGGGCAACGTGATGCTGCCGGCCGGCGGTGGCCTGCGGCTGATCGACTGGGACACGGTCGCGGTCGCGCCCCGCGCACGCGACCTGTGGATGGTCGCGCCGGACGACTCGCCCGCGACCGCGCTCTACCGGCTGCGCTGGACGCTCACCGACATCTGCGCGTTCGTGCGCGACCTGCGCGCGCCGCACGCGGACGACGCGGACACCCGGCTCGCCTGGCGCGAACTGAGCGGATACCTCACGCCCGCCATATGA
- a CDS encoding SDR family oxidoreductase has translation MARIVIVGGHGKVALLLAPLLVAAGDEVTSVFRNPEHVPDVEATGAHPVIADVESLDTEAIAALLAGHDAVVWSAGAGGGSPVRTYAVDRDAAIRTMDAAERAGVRRFVMVSYFGAGPDHGVPADNGFFPYAEAKSAADAYLAGTSLDWTILRPSRLTADAPTGLIETSAQGATPGAVSRADVAATAAAALADPSTRGRTVEFNNGGTPIASALVP, from the coding sequence ATGGCACGAATCGTGATCGTCGGCGGGCACGGCAAGGTCGCACTGCTGCTGGCACCGCTGCTGGTGGCGGCCGGTGACGAGGTGACGTCGGTGTTCCGCAACCCGGAGCACGTCCCGGACGTCGAGGCGACCGGCGCGCACCCGGTCATCGCGGACGTGGAGTCGCTGGACACCGAGGCGATCGCGGCGCTGCTCGCCGGCCACGACGCGGTGGTCTGGTCGGCCGGTGCGGGCGGCGGCAGCCCGGTCCGGACCTACGCGGTCGACCGGGACGCCGCGATCCGGACCATGGACGCGGCCGAGCGGGCCGGCGTGCGGCGGTTCGTGATGGTGTCCTACTTCGGTGCCGGGCCGGACCACGGCGTGCCGGCGGACAACGGCTTCTTCCCGTACGCGGAGGCGAAGTCCGCGGCCGACGCGTACCTGGCCGGGACGTCGCTGGACTGGACGATCCTGCGCCCGAGCCGGCTCACGGCGGACGCGCCGACCGGGCTGATCGAGACGTCCGCGCAGGGCGCGACGCCGGGCGCGGTGTCCCGGGCGGACGTGGCCGCGACCGCGGCGGCCGCGCTGGCCGACCCGTCGACCCGCGGCCGGACCGTCGAGTTCAACAACGGCGGCACGCCGATCGCGTCAGCGCTCGTACCGTAG
- a CDS encoding class I SAM-dependent methyltransferase, whose product MVPIRLTEARETLLVTLYGRALDARAAHPVLGDTMAAEAVDAIDFDFRRTHLTPRTAPTVAVRAKFLDGWVREFLREHDGEATVLHLGAGLDSRVWRIDPGPGVTWFDVDFPEVIEIRRALFPERPGYRMIGVSVTDDDWLAQIPTGRPTLAIAEGLSMYLTEEQGLTLLRRITDRFNGGTTIAFDAFNRLAIRTQRTNPAVRMSGATLHWSVDHPRELVRDVPGLRLRDAVDALTAPGAEQLPRGTRVVSSLLRPFPAVRHMSRYLRYER is encoded by the coding sequence ATGGTGCCGATCCGCCTCACCGAGGCGCGCGAGACGCTGCTGGTCACGCTCTACGGGCGGGCGCTGGACGCGCGCGCGGCCCATCCGGTGCTCGGCGACACGATGGCCGCGGAGGCGGTCGACGCGATCGACTTCGACTTCCGCAGGACGCACCTCACGCCGCGGACGGCGCCCACCGTGGCGGTGCGGGCGAAGTTCCTGGACGGCTGGGTGCGCGAGTTCCTCCGCGAGCACGACGGCGAGGCGACCGTGCTGCACCTCGGCGCCGGGCTGGACAGCCGGGTCTGGCGGATCGATCCCGGCCCGGGCGTGACGTGGTTCGACGTGGATTTCCCCGAGGTGATCGAGATCCGCCGCGCGCTCTTCCCGGAGCGGCCCGGCTACCGCATGATCGGCGTGTCCGTCACGGACGACGACTGGCTGGCGCAGATCCCGACCGGGCGGCCCACGCTGGCGATCGCGGAGGGCCTCAGCATGTACCTCACCGAGGAACAGGGGCTCACGCTGCTGCGCCGGATCACCGACCGGTTCAACGGCGGCACCACGATCGCCTTCGACGCGTTCAACCGGCTGGCCATCCGCACGCAGCGGACGAACCCGGCGGTCCGGATGTCCGGCGCCACCCTGCACTGGAGCGTGGACCACCCGCGCGAGCTGGTGCGGGACGTGCCGGGGCTGCGCCTGCGGGACGCGGTCGACGCGCTCACCGCGCCCGGCGCGGAGCAACTGCCGCGCGGCACCCGGGTCGTCTCGTCCCTGCTCCGGCCGTTCCCGGCCGTCCGCCACATGTCCCGGTACCTACGGTACGAGCGCTGA
- a CDS encoding citrate synthase — protein MTDVKASDVKLEHPGGQLSMPVRSAVEGPAGVDVGQLLKETGYVTLDTGFVNTASCTSAITYIDGDAGILRYRGYPIDQLAGNASFLETSYLLIYGELPTAEQLAEFDSRVRKHTLLHEEMRQFFGGFPRDAHPMAVLSSAVSALSTFYQDALDPFNPEDVEISTVRLLAKVPTIASYAYKKSIGQPALFPDNNLGYVENFLRLTFGVPTEDYEVDPVVAKVLDMLLVLHADHEQNCSTSTVRLVGSSHANLFASVSAGVNALFGPLHGGANEAVLTMLNGIHQSGGDINAFVERVKKKEPGVKLMGFGHRVYKNYDPRAAIVKKAARDVLERTGGNDPLLELAMKLEEIALADDFFISRKLYPNVDFYTGLIYKAMGFPTKMFTVLFALGRLPGWIAQWREMINDPATKIGRPRQLYTGEAERAFLPIENR, from the coding sequence ATGACGGACGTCAAGGCGAGCGATGTCAAGCTTGAGCATCCTGGCGGACAGCTGTCGATGCCGGTTCGAAGCGCGGTTGAGGGTCCGGCGGGTGTCGACGTCGGTCAGTTGTTGAAGGAAACCGGATACGTCACCCTCGACACCGGCTTCGTCAACACCGCCTCCTGCACCTCCGCGATCACCTACATCGACGGCGACGCCGGCATTCTGCGCTACCGCGGTTACCCGATCGACCAGCTGGCGGGTAACGCGTCGTTCCTCGAGACGTCGTACCTTCTCATCTACGGTGAGCTCCCGACCGCGGAGCAGCTCGCCGAGTTCGACTCCCGCGTCCGCAAGCACACGCTGCTGCACGAGGAGATGCGCCAGTTCTTCGGCGGTTTCCCGCGTGACGCGCACCCGATGGCCGTGCTCTCCTCCGCCGTGAGCGCGCTGTCGACGTTCTACCAGGACGCGCTCGACCCGTTCAATCCCGAGGACGTGGAGATCTCCACGGTCCGGCTGCTGGCCAAGGTGCCGACCATAGCGTCGTACGCCTACAAGAAGTCGATCGGCCAGCCCGCGCTGTTCCCGGACAACAACCTGGGCTACGTGGAGAACTTCCTCCGCCTGACGTTCGGCGTCCCGACCGAGGACTACGAGGTCGACCCGGTCGTCGCCAAGGTGCTCGACATGCTGCTCGTCCTGCACGCGGACCACGAGCAGAACTGCTCCACGTCGACCGTGCGCCTGGTCGGCTCGTCGCACGCGAACCTGTTCGCCTCCGTCTCGGCCGGCGTGAACGCGCTGTTCGGCCCGCTGCACGGCGGTGCGAACGAGGCCGTGCTGACCATGCTCAACGGCATCCACCAGTCCGGCGGCGACATCAACGCGTTCGTCGAGCGGGTGAAGAAGAAGGAGCCCGGCGTCAAGCTGATGGGCTTCGGGCACCGCGTCTACAAGAACTACGACCCGCGCGCCGCCATCGTCAAGAAGGCCGCCCGGGACGTGCTGGAGCGCACCGGCGGCAACGACCCGCTGCTCGAGCTCGCGATGAAGCTGGAGGAGATCGCGCTCGCCGACGACTTCTTCATCTCCCGCAAGCTCTACCCCAACGTGGACTTCTACACGGGCCTCATCTACAAGGCGATGGGCTTCCCGACCAAGATGTTCACGGTGCTCTTCGCGCTCGGCCGGCTCCCCGGCTGGATCGCGCAGTGGCGCGAGATGATCAACGACCCGGCGACCAAGATCGGCCGCCCGCGGCAGCTCTACACGGGCGAGGCGGAGCGCGCCTTCCTCCCGATCGAGAATCGCTGA
- a CDS encoding glycerophosphodiester phosphodiesterase family protein, translated as MWNRRLLTAALASALIVGTLVAPAAASARRTFDLQAHRGGLGLRVESTLASFGNALQLGVSTLELDVQITEDRQAVVTHDRRVAGTKCTDTAPAVAGDPEFPYVGKYVNTLTLAQVRTLDCGSTILADRPGQRAVPGARMPLLSEVFALVKRYRADEVQLNIETKVEAGAPAETAPREQFVQVTLAEIRRAGMLRQVTIQSFDWGALKRFREVEPRLPRVALTNYDFLQTGQPGASPWLGGLDIDDFGGDPVRAIKTFGASAFSPVHGFPQNGTVTDPGYRPYVTSAMVAHAHRNGIRVIPWTVNDVPTMAKLLDDGVDGLITDYPDRLRTLLASRGYRLPRAYRSPFDVQAHRGGRATLPENTLPAFAASLANPGVSTLELDTGVTRDGHLVVLHDRAINGSHCVDTVPAVPGDPAYPYVGDLVHSLTLAQIKTLDCGTRTNLPTQTPVPGARVPTLAEVFDLVRSSGRSDVRLNIETKISPTVNDTERYDVFTRRLVTAIQRARLTSRVTVQSFDWRTIQLARRLDPRLETVALVWQYGPAECASPADECSLQAVYGDPSVRSAWTGTLDWWRFRDLGTLVRAAGAGTVSANWQVHDPSQPAAPHPDWYVRTDPSYFHGPAIPVLQRRDRLKVVPYTLDDPAVIQRAIDLGVDGIITDTPALVIDIAIRNGLR; from the coding sequence ATGTGGAATCGACGACTGTTGACCGCCGCGCTGGCATCGGCGCTGATCGTGGGAACGCTGGTGGCCCCCGCGGCGGCGTCCGCCCGGCGGACCTTCGACCTGCAGGCGCACCGCGGCGGGCTCGGCCTGCGCGTGGAGAGCACGCTCGCGTCGTTCGGCAACGCGCTCCAGCTGGGTGTGTCCACACTGGAGCTCGATGTGCAGATCACCGAGGACCGGCAGGCCGTGGTCACGCACGACCGCCGGGTGGCCGGCACGAAATGCACGGACACCGCGCCCGCGGTCGCCGGTGACCCGGAGTTCCCGTACGTCGGGAAATACGTCAACACGCTGACGCTGGCCCAGGTCCGTACCCTCGACTGCGGCTCCACGATCCTTGCGGACAGGCCGGGTCAGCGGGCCGTGCCGGGTGCCCGGATGCCGCTGCTGAGCGAGGTCTTCGCGCTGGTCAAGCGCTACCGCGCGGACGAGGTGCAGCTCAACATCGAGACCAAGGTCGAGGCGGGCGCGCCGGCCGAGACCGCGCCGCGCGAGCAGTTCGTGCAGGTGACGCTGGCCGAGATCCGCAGGGCCGGCATGCTGCGCCAGGTCACGATCCAGAGCTTCGACTGGGGCGCGCTCAAGCGGTTCCGTGAGGTCGAGCCGCGACTGCCGCGGGTGGCGCTGACCAACTACGACTTCCTCCAGACCGGGCAGCCCGGCGCGTCCCCGTGGCTGGGCGGCCTGGACATCGACGACTTCGGCGGCGACCCGGTCCGGGCGATCAAGACGTTCGGCGCGTCCGCGTTCTCGCCGGTGCACGGCTTCCCGCAGAACGGCACGGTGACCGACCCCGGATACCGGCCGTACGTCACCTCCGCGATGGTCGCGCACGCCCACCGGAACGGCATCAGGGTGATCCCGTGGACCGTCAACGACGTGCCCACCATGGCCAAGCTGCTCGACGACGGCGTGGACGGCCTGATCACCGACTACCCGGACCGGCTGCGCACGTTGCTCGCGTCGCGCGGCTACCGGCTGCCCCGCGCGTACCGCTCGCCGTTCGACGTCCAGGCGCACCGCGGCGGCCGGGCCACCCTGCCGGAGAACACGCTGCCGGCCTTCGCCGCCTCGCTGGCGAACCCGGGCGTGTCCACACTGGAGCTGGACACCGGCGTCACCCGCGACGGCCACCTGGTGGTGCTGCACGACCGCGCGATCAACGGCTCCCACTGCGTCGACACCGTACCCGCGGTCCCGGGCGACCCCGCCTACCCCTACGTCGGCGACCTGGTCCACTCGCTGACGCTCGCGCAGATCAAGACGCTCGACTGCGGTACGCGGACGAACCTGCCCACCCAGACCCCGGTGCCGGGCGCGCGCGTCCCCACGCTGGCCGAGGTGTTCGACCTGGTGCGCTCCTCCGGCCGGTCCGATGTGCGGCTCAACATCGAGACGAAGATCAGCCCGACGGTGAACGACACCGAGCGGTACGACGTCTTCACCCGCCGGCTGGTCACCGCGATCCAGCGGGCCCGCCTCACGTCCCGGGTCACCGTCCAGTCCTTCGACTGGCGGACCATCCAGCTCGCCCGCCGCCTCGACCCGCGCCTCGAGACGGTCGCGCTGGTCTGGCAGTACGGCCCGGCCGAGTGCGCGTCACCGGCCGACGAGTGCTCGCTGCAGGCCGTTTACGGCGACCCGTCGGTCCGCAGCGCGTGGACCGGCACCCTCGACTGGTGGCGCTTCCGCGATCTCGGCACGCTCGTGCGCGCCGCCGGTGCCGGCACGGTCTCCGCCAACTGGCAGGTCCACGACCCGTCCCAGCCGGCGGCACCGCACCCGGACTGGTACGTGCGCACCGACCCGTCGTACTTCCACGGCCCCGCGATCCCGGTCCTGCAGCGGCGTGACCGGCTGAAGGTCGTCCCGTACACGCTGGACGACCCGGCGGTCATCCAGCGCGCCATCGATCTCGGCGTCGACGGCATCATCACCGACACCCCCGCCCTGGTCATCGACATCGCCATCCGCAACGGCCTCCGCTGA
- the ppk2 gene encoding polyphosphate kinase 2 produces MVDMTHGDDLQPVLDQLGEYDVRDDDDDDPVLIKPDGSPVDTWREDYPYGERLPRPDYDRDKRLLQIELLKLQNHCKASGERLVILFEGRDAAGKGGTIKRFMEHLNPRGARVVALEKPSERESTQWYFQRYIQHLPAAGEIVLFDRSWYNRAGVERVMGFCTRTEYLEFMRQAPELERMLVRSGIKLVKFWFSVTSGEQRTRFAIRQVDPVRQWKLSPMDLESLDKWDDYTEAKEAMFFYTDTADAPWTVVKSNDKKRARVEAMRHVLSRFDYEGKDVKLVGTPDPLVVGPASLAVEGVQASPRVFPRL; encoded by the coding sequence ATGGTGGACATGACGCACGGCGATGATCTTCAACCCGTTCTGGACCAGCTCGGGGAGTACGACGTGCGCGACGACGACGATGACGACCCGGTCCTGATCAAGCCGGACGGGTCGCCGGTCGACACGTGGCGCGAGGACTACCCGTACGGGGAGCGCCTGCCCCGGCCGGACTACGACCGGGACAAGCGGCTGCTGCAGATCGAGCTGCTGAAGTTGCAGAACCACTGCAAGGCCAGCGGTGAGCGGCTGGTCATCCTGTTCGAGGGGCGGGACGCGGCCGGTAAGGGCGGCACGATCAAGCGGTTCATGGAGCACCTGAACCCGCGCGGCGCCCGGGTCGTGGCGCTGGAGAAGCCGAGCGAGCGCGAGTCCACCCAGTGGTACTTCCAGCGGTACATCCAGCACCTCCCGGCCGCGGGGGAGATCGTGCTGTTCGACCGGTCCTGGTACAACCGGGCCGGCGTCGAGCGGGTGATGGGCTTCTGCACCCGCACCGAGTACCTCGAGTTCATGCGGCAGGCGCCGGAGCTGGAGCGGATGCTGGTCCGGTCCGGCATCAAGCTGGTCAAGTTCTGGTTCTCGGTCACGTCCGGCGAGCAGCGCACCCGCTTCGCGATCCGCCAGGTCGACCCGGTCCGGCAGTGGAAGCTCTCCCCGATGGACCTCGAGTCCCTGGACAAGTGGGACGACTACACCGAGGCGAAGGAGGCGATGTTCTTCTACACGGACACGGCCGACGCCCCGTGGACGGTCGTCAAGAGCAACGACAAGAAGCGGGCCCGGGTCGAGGCGATGCGGCACGTGCTGAGCCGCTTCGACTACGAGGGCAAGGACGTGAAGCTCGTCGGCACGCCCGACCCGCTGGTCGTCGGCCCGGCCTCGCTCGCGGTCGAGGGCGTGCAGGCCTCACCGCGGGTCTTCCCCCGCCTGTGA
- the cspE gene encoding transcription antiterminator/RNA stability regulator CspE, with the protein MAVGTVKWFNADKGYGFITPDDGGNDVFAHFSAIQSSGYRSLDENQRVEFEITQGQRGPQAANIRPL; encoded by the coding sequence ATGGCTGTCGGCACCGTCAAGTGGTTCAACGCGGACAAGGGCTACGGCTTCATCACCCCTGATGACGGCGGCAACGACGTCTTCGCGCACTTCTCGGCGATTCAGTCCAGCGGCTACCGCTCGCTCGACGAGAACCAGCGAGTCGAGTTCGAGATCACGCAGGGACAGCGTGGCCCGCAGGCCGCGAACATCCGTCCGCTCTAA